The Xanthomonas indica sequence GCGATGCCCAGCAGCACCAGCGCGACGATCAGCCCGGGCCACAGCCAGCGGCGCCAGGCCGCGGAGCGGGGGCGGGCGAGAACCTGGTCCTGGGCGGAGGTGTCACGGATCATCGGTACGGTCGCAGCGGTGAGGATGGGGACTTCACAGCACGATGCGTGCCAACTGCAAACCATTGAATTGCATGGAAGCGGACGGCGCGGACAGGTGTCCGGGTGTCCGCGGACACGTTCGCGGACACTGGGGCGCGGCATGCTCGGGAATGGGTGACACGCCCTGTGTCCGGCAGCGGACAGCGGCGAGACATTCAGCGGACTTCGCTAGAATGATGGACTTTTCGTCTGAGGGGCTGGCTATGTGCGGTATCGTCGGTGCGATCGCAGATCGCGATGTGGTTCCTGTCCTGATCGAGGGGCTCAAGCGCCTGGAGTACCGGGGCTACGATTCGGCCGGCATCGCCGCCATCGCCGATGGCGAGGTGCGCCGCGTACGGCGCACAGGCCGTGTGGTGGAAACCGAGAGCGCCGCGCTGGCCGAAGGCCTGCACGCGCCGCTGGGCATCGGTCATACCCGCTGGGCGACCCACGGTGGCGTCACCGAAGCCAATGCGCATCCGCACGTCAGCCACGGCGACCTGGCCCTGGTCCACAACGGCATCATCGAGAACCACGAGCAGCAGCGCGAGCGCCTGACCGCGCTGGGCTACGTGTTCGAGTCGCAGACCGACACCGAGGTCATCGCCCACCTGATCCACCACTACATCGCCCAGGGGCGCGACCTGCTCGGCGCGCTGCAGGCGGCGGTGAAGGAACTGACCGGCGCCTATGCCGTGGCCGCGGTGAGCAAGTCGCGCCCGGACCTGCTGGTGTGTGCGCGCATGGGCTGTCCGCTGCTGATCGGTTTGGGCGAGGGTGAGAACTTCATCGCCTCCGACGTCTCGGCGGTGATTCAGGCCACGCGCCGGGTGATCTTCCTGGAAGAGGGCGACACCGCCGAGCTGCGCCGCGACGGCGTGCAGGTGTACGACGCGCAGGACCAGCCGGTGCAGCGCGAGCCGCACGTGTCCGACGTGTCGCTGGCCTCGCTGGAACTGGGCCCGTACCGCCACTTCATGCAGAAGGAGATCCACGAGCAGCCGCGCGCGCTGGCCGACACGCTGGAGGCGCTGTTCGACGCCGGCGGGTTCGACACCACGCTGTTCGGCAGCAAGGCCGAGGCGCTGCTGGCCGACGTGGATGGCGTGCAGATCCTGGCCTGCGGCACCAGCTACTACGCCGGGCTGACCGCGCGCTACTGGATCGAGGGCATCGCCGGGCTGCCGTGCAGCGTGGAGATCGCCAGCGAGTACCGCTACCGCGATGCCTGCGCCAATCCGCGGCAACTGATCGTGACCATCTCCCAGTCCGGCGAAACCCTGGACACGATGGAGGCGCTCAAGTACGCCAAGGCACTGGGCCATACCAAGACCCTGTCGATCTGCAACGTGCCCGAGAGCGCGATCCCACGCGCCAGCGCGATGGTGCTGTACACCCGTGCCGGCGCCGAGGTCGGCGTGGCTTCGACCAAGGCCTTCACCACCCAGCTGGCGGCGCTGTTCCAGCTCACCTGCGTGCTGGCCAAGCGCCGCGGGCGGCTGAGCGCCGAACAGGAGGCCGAGTACCTGGAGCAGCTGCGCTACCTGCCCGGCAGCGTGCAGCACGTGCTCAACCTGGAGCCGCAGATCGCGGTATGGGCCGAGCGCTTCGCCGACAAGCACAACGCGCTGTTCCTCGGCCGCGGCCTGCATTACCCGATCGCCCTGGAAGGCGCGCTCAAGCTCAAGGAGATCACCTACATCCACGCCGAGGGCTATCCGGCCGGCGAGCTCAAGCATGGCCCGCTGGCGCTGGTGGACGCCAACATGCCGGTGGTGGTGATCGCGCCCAACGACACCTTGCTGGAGAAGGTGAAGTCGAACATGCAGGAAGTGCGCGCGCGCGGCGGCGAGCTGTTCGTGTTCGCCGACCAGGACAGCAACTTCAGCGAATCCGAGGGCGTGCACGTGATCCGCACGCCACGCCATGCCGGCGTGCTCAGCCCGGTGCTGCACACCGTGCCGGTGCAGTTGCTGGCCTACCACACCGCGCTGGCGCGCGGCACCGACGTGGACAAGCCGCGCAACCTGGCCAAGTCGGTGACGGTGGAGTAAGTCGCCGCGCCGGCGTTGCCTTGGCAGACGGCGTAGTCGGCTGCCAGCGCACTGGCCCGGGTTATGCATAAGCTTCCTGCGAGGGTTCCCACCACGCAGGAGGACGCATGTACGAGTCTTTCAGACAGGGGGCGCCGGCCGAGCTGTGGCAGGCGCTGGTGCACGAGGCCGGGCAGCGCCTGGGCCGGCCGCTGGACGAATCGCGCGAGCACTATCTGGTGTTCGTGCTGCTGCGCTACCAGCGCGATGCGCAGCTGCTGGCGCGCATCCAGGCGCTTGCGTGGTTGCATGCGCAGGAGCAGGTGGGGCGTGCGCGCGCCGACGCGTTGCGCGAGGTCGGCGACGGTTGCCTGCTCATCGCCGGGCTGTTCCCCGGCGTGGCGGCGCGACGTCGGGTCAGCGTGGACTACTTCATCGATCTCGGCCGCGGCGCCTATGCCGAAGTCGCCGAGACCCGCGACAGCGACGCCAGCCTGTTCGGGCAACTCGCGCGCAGCTACCGTGAGCTGGTCCGCACACTGGGGGCGCTGCGTCCGCCGCGGCACGAGGTGGAGGCACTGCAGGCGGCGCTGCACGCGTGAGCGGTGAAGGGGCACGTCGAGCGCCCGTCGCCGTCGATGCCTGATGCGCTGTGCCGCGGCCCCCGGTTCCGCATCTCGTAGGAGCGGCTTCAGCCGCGACGGGCTTTCCCGATAACGCCCGTCGCGGCTGAAGCCGCTCCTACGGACGCACGGCCGTTCGCGCTGCCTGGGTGTGGCGAGGGCCGTGCATGCTCCTGGCGCGAGACGCGCTTCGCGCTGGCGGCGATGCCGCGTTTCGCTACGGCGGCGCGTCCTTGCGCCGCTGTTCGCCGTGCGCCCGCAGCTCAAAACCAGAACCGTCAGAACCAGAACCGCAGGCCCGCGACCCAGCGCGTCTCGCGCGCCGCCTCGCCATCGGCGCGGCGCAGGTCGGCGGTGTCGCCGAAGCTGCGCACGTGCTCCACGCCAACATACGGCGCGAACCGGCGCGTGACCTCGTAGCGCAGGCGCAACCCGCCCTCCACGGTGGTCAGGCCGCTGCCGGTGCGATGCGCCGGATCGTCGCGCGCGGCCAGTTCGGCTTCCAGCCGTGGCTGCAGGATCAGGCGATTGGTCAGCAGCACGTCGTACTCGCCTTCCAGGTGCAGGCTGGCATGGCCGCCCTCGCCGACGTAGAGCATGGCCGACACCTCGAACTTGTACGGCGCCATGCCTTGCACGCCGAACGCGGCCGAGGTCTGCGCGCGGCCGGGCGCGAACGCCTGGCTGGCGCCGACCAGCACGTCCCACCACGGCGAGATCGCGTGGCCATAGGCCAGTTCCAGCGTCGACGCCGTGGTGCGGCCGCCCTCGCGCTCGCCGTCGCTGCGCAGCCACAGCCGGTCGATGTCGCCGCCGTACCAGCCGCGCGCTTCCCAGGCCTGGCCGCTGCCGTGCGCGTTGTCCCAGCCCTCCAGGCGGTCGACCAACAGGTAGCCGGTGCGCGACGCGCCATGCGCCATGCCGTGGTCGCGCAGCACCGGGAATGCGGCGGCACGGTCGGCGGCGGTGATCGGCGGGATGGGTTCGCGCGGCAGCGGCGTGCCGGCACTTGTAGGACACTGGCACGCGCTCGCGGTCGGTGCCGGCGCGGTGCGCATCGCATGGTCCATGCCGTCGTGATCCATGCCGTCGTGTGCAGCGTGTGCGTGTTCGCGGTGATCGCCCTGCGACGCCGGTACCGCCGCGTGGCCCATCGTGGCGTGGTCCATGTGCTCGTGCGACAGGGCGTCGGCGTACTCTGCCGTGGTCCGCGTCACAGGCGCGCCGTGCATGGCCGGCGCCTGCGTGGCATGCCCCATGGCTGCATGGTCCATGGCGCCGTGCATTGCCGTGTCGGGCTGTGCCGTCTCCGCGTTCGCCATGGGCATGGTGGCAGCGGACGCCGGGCAGGTACAGCGCGCTACCGGTACGTCCGTGCCGTTGCCGGCCGCGTGGACATGCTGCGCATACACCGGCGCGTGGGCGAGCAGCAGCGCCAGAGCGGTGGCCTGCGCGAGCGGCGACAAGTGGCGGCGGCTCATGCGTCCACCCGCACTTCGCGCATCATGCCGCCGTCCATGTGGTACAGCAGGTGGCAGTGGTAGGCCCAGCGGCCCAGCGCGTCGGCGCGCACTCGGTAGCTGCGGCGCGTGCCCGGCGGCATGTCCACGGTGTGCTTGCGCACCTGGAAGCGGCCGGCGGCGTCCTCCACGTCGCTCCACATGCCGTGCAGGTGGATCGGGTGCTGCATCATCGTGTCGTTGACCAGCACGATGCGCAGGCGCTCGCCGTAGTTGAGCCGCAGCGGTTCGGCGCTGGCAAAGGGAATGCCGTCGAACGACCAGGCGAACTTCTCCATGTTGCCGGTCAGGTGCAACTGGATCTCGCGTCCCGGCTCGCGTCCGTCCGGGTCCTCGAACAGGCTGTGCAGGTCGGCGTAGGTCAGCACGCGGCGGCCGTTGTCGCGCAGGCCGATGCCGGGGTCGTCCAGCCGTGGCGCAGTGGCGGAGGACTGCATGTCCACCAGCGGATTGCCGCGTTCGCTGCGCGGATGCGCAGGTGCGGCGGCAGGCGCGTGCGCGGCGTGCTCCATGCCCGGCATGCCGGCCATGTGCATGGTCGCGCCGCAGCCGCCCTCCATGCCCTGCATGGCTGCGCCTGCGGCGTGGTCCATGCCGGCGTGGCCGGCCATCGCATGGCCCATGTCCTGCATGCGCAGCAGCGGGCGCGGGTCGTTCGCCGGCACCGGCGCCTGCAGCCCCTCGCGCACGGCCAGGGTGCCGCGCGCGTGGCCGGTACGGCCCATGTCCTGGGCGAATACCGTGTAGGCGTCCTGGCCGCTGGGTTCGACCAGCACATCAAAGGTCTCGGCGGCGGCGATGCGGAACTCGTCCACGCTCACCGGATGCACGTACTGGCCGTCGGCGGCGACCACGGTCATCTTCAGCCCGGGGATGCGCACGTCGAAGTAGCTCATGCTGGAGGCGTTGATGAAGCGCAGCAGCACCTTTTCGCCGGGGCGGAACAGCCCGGTCCAGTTGCCGGCCGGGGTCATGCCGTTGAGCAGGTAGGTGTAGGTGTTGCCGTTGACGTCGGACAGGTCGGTGGGGGTCATGCGCATGCGCCCCCACATGCCGCGGTCGGCGAGGGTGGCGCGCAGCCCGTCCTCGCGCGCGTCGCGCAGGAAATCGCCGACGGTGCGCTGGTACAGGTTGTCGTAGGACGGCATCTGCTTCAGCCGCCGGAACAGCGCCGCCGGATCCAGGTCGGTCCAGTCCGACAGCAGCAGCACGTGTTCGCGGTCGTAGCGGTACGGCGGCGGCTCGCGCGGGTCGATCACGATGGCGCCGTACAGCCCGGCCTGCTCCTGGTGCAGCGAATGGCTGTGGTACCAGTAGGTGCCGGACTGGCGCAGGGCGAAGCTGTACTGGTAGGTCTCGCCGGGATAGATGCCGTCGAAGCTCATGCCTGGCACGCCGTCCATGTTGGCCGGCAGCAGCAGGCCGTGCCAGTGCACCGAGGTCTGGGTGTGGCCGGGCAGGCGGTTGGCCACGCGGATGGTCACCGTGTCGCCTTCGCGCCAGCGCAGGAGCGGCGCCGGCACGCTGCCGTTGACGGCGATGGCAGGGCGCTCGCGCCCGGTGAAGTTGACCCGCGTGCTGCCGATGCTCAGGTCCAGGTCGGTGCCGTGCAGCACGTAGGGCGCGGCGCCGTTGCGGGCGAGCGCGCTGGCCTGGGCGTGGCGCAGCGGCAGCCCGGTGAGGCCGGCGGCGGCGCCCAGCGCCAGCCCGGTGACGAAGCGGCGCCGCGACGGCAGCGCCGGCAGGCCGGAAGAAGATGCGTTCATGTGCGATGTCCGTAAGCGGATGCGATGCGCCAGACAGCGCCGATGGCGGCGCGGCAGGCACGGGCGCGGCAGCGCCTGTGCGCCGCCGCCAGGAGGCCGCCCGCGGGGCGGCCGCGCGCGCTCAGGCGCTGGGAGGGCGTTCCAGCCGCGGCAGGCCGGGCGCGCCGTGCGCGGCCTGGGGCGCGGCGGCGACCAGGTGGCGGGGCATGCGCGGCAGCGCCAGCGGCATCGCCAGCAGGGCCGGCAGCGGTTGCGCATGCGGGCATTGGCAGCCGGCCATGCCGCCGCAGCCGCCATGCTTGCCGGCATGGTCGTGGCAGTGGCCGTCGTGATCCATTGGCGGCGGTGGCGGCGCGTCGTGGCAGGGCATCGCCGCATGCGCTGGCGCCGTGCTGGCGACCGTGACAGCCGTGTCGTGCATCGAGGTGCCGTGCGCCGCCATGCCCGGCATCGCCATGGCGGCCGCGGTGCCGTTGAGCAGCAGGCTCAGGCACAGCAGCAGGCGCAGCAGGACGGCGAAGGTCGGCACAGGCAGCAGGGTGGCGGCGGGGGGCCACAGAGGATACCGAAGCCGGCGTGGGCGGCAAGCGACTGCGGCGCGGCGAGGCTTGACTCTGGACCCGACTCCAGGGAGTAGGGTGTGCGCATGCGATCCGACCCCGCCACCGCCCGCTTCACCATCGGCGCGCTCGCCCGCCAGGCCGACGTCGCCATCGATACCGTGCGCTACTACGAGCGCCAGGGCCTGCTGCCACCGGCCCCGCGCCGCGCCTCCGGCTACCGCGAGTACGACGCCGCGGCGGTGCAGCGGGTGCGCTTCATCCGCCGCGCCAAGGAGCTGGGTTTCTCGCTGGAGGAGATCGGCGAACTGCTGGCCTTGCAGGACGACCAGGTGCACGGCGTGGAGGGCATCAAGCAGCGTGCCAGTGCGCGCCTGCAGGCACTGGACCGGCGCATCGCCGAACTCACGGAGATGCGCGACACCCTGGCCGCCCTGGTCGAGGACTGCCCCGGCCGCGGCGTGCCGGACG is a genomic window containing:
- a CDS encoding copper resistance protein B, with the protein product MSRRHLSPLAQATALALLLAHAPVYAQHVHAAGNGTDVPVARCTCPASAATMPMANAETAQPDTAMHGAMDHAAMGHATQAPAMHGAPVTRTTAEYADALSHEHMDHATMGHAAVPASQGDHREHAHAAHDGMDHDGMDHAMRTAPAPTASACQCPTSAGTPLPREPIPPITAADRAAAFPVLRDHGMAHGASRTGYLLVDRLEGWDNAHGSGQAWEARGWYGGDIDRLWLRSDGEREGGRTTASTLELAYGHAISPWWDVLVGASQAFAPGRAQTSAAFGVQGMAPYKFEVSAMLYVGEGGHASLHLEGEYDVLLTNRLILQPRLEAELAARDDPAHRTGSGLTTVEGGLRLRYEVTRRFAPYVGVEHVRSFGDTADLRRADGEAARETRWVAGLRFWF
- a CDS encoding heavy metal-responsive transcriptional regulator translates to MRSDPATARFTIGALARQADVAIDTVRYYERQGLLPPAPRRASGYREYDAAAVQRVRFIRRAKELGFSLEEIGELLALQDDQVHGVEGIKQRASARLQALDRRIAELTEMRDTLAALVEDCPGRGVPDACPILGDIRGDAAGEPSR
- a CDS encoding copper resistance system multicopper oxidase; amino-acid sequence: MNASSSGLPALPSRRRFVTGLALGAAAGLTGLPLRHAQASALARNGAAPYVLHGTDLDLSIGSTRVNFTGRERPAIAVNGSVPAPLLRWREGDTVTIRVANRLPGHTQTSVHWHGLLLPANMDGVPGMSFDGIYPGETYQYSFALRQSGTYWYHSHSLHQEQAGLYGAIVIDPREPPPYRYDREHVLLLSDWTDLDPAALFRRLKQMPSYDNLYQRTVGDFLRDAREDGLRATLADRGMWGRMRMTPTDLSDVNGNTYTYLLNGMTPAGNWTGLFRPGEKVLLRFINASSMSYFDVRIPGLKMTVVAADGQYVHPVSVDEFRIAAAETFDVLVEPSGQDAYTVFAQDMGRTGHARGTLAVREGLQAPVPANDPRPLLRMQDMGHAMAGHAGMDHAAGAAMQGMEGGCGATMHMAGMPGMEHAAHAPAAAPAHPRSERGNPLVDMQSSATAPRLDDPGIGLRDNGRRVLTYADLHSLFEDPDGREPGREIQLHLTGNMEKFAWSFDGIPFASAEPLRLNYGERLRIVLVNDTMMQHPIHLHGMWSDVEDAAGRFQVRKHTVDMPPGTRRSYRVRADALGRWAYHCHLLYHMDGGMMREVRVDA
- a CDS encoding CopL family metal-binding regulatory protein yields the protein MPTFAVLLRLLLCLSLLLNGTAAAMAMPGMAAHGTSMHDTAVTVASTAPAHAAMPCHDAPPPPPMDHDGHCHDHAGKHGGCGGMAGCQCPHAQPLPALLAMPLALPRMPRHLVAAAPQAAHGAPGLPRLERPPSA
- the glmS gene encoding glutamine--fructose-6-phosphate transaminase (isomerizing), whose translation is MCGIVGAIADRDVVPVLIEGLKRLEYRGYDSAGIAAIADGEVRRVRRTGRVVETESAALAEGLHAPLGIGHTRWATHGGVTEANAHPHVSHGDLALVHNGIIENHEQQRERLTALGYVFESQTDTEVIAHLIHHYIAQGRDLLGALQAAVKELTGAYAVAAVSKSRPDLLVCARMGCPLLIGLGEGENFIASDVSAVIQATRRVIFLEEGDTAELRRDGVQVYDAQDQPVQREPHVSDVSLASLELGPYRHFMQKEIHEQPRALADTLEALFDAGGFDTTLFGSKAEALLADVDGVQILACGTSYYAGLTARYWIEGIAGLPCSVEIASEYRYRDACANPRQLIVTISQSGETLDTMEALKYAKALGHTKTLSICNVPESAIPRASAMVLYTRAGAEVGVASTKAFTTQLAALFQLTCVLAKRRGRLSAEQEAEYLEQLRYLPGSVQHVLNLEPQIAVWAERFADKHNALFLGRGLHYPIALEGALKLKEITYIHAEGYPAGELKHGPLALVDANMPVVVIAPNDTLLEKVKSNMQEVRARGGELFVFADQDSNFSESEGVHVIRTPRHAGVLSPVLHTVPVQLLAYHTALARGTDVDKPRNLAKSVTVE